One Ciconia boyciana chromosome 9, ASM3463844v1, whole genome shotgun sequence genomic window carries:
- the PLLP gene encoding plasmolipin, whose translation MAGLPGAARTRSGSPGSSAALPALDGAFLCSPLGGLMGAQAVLGLLVWALIADTTYHLHAAYGWVMFVSLFFWIVTVLFFMTYLLQLQLKFYVIPWPLVLMIFNAVATILYITAFITCAATVQPTSWRQWDYNRRAAASFFACLVMIAYGVSTFFSFRAWKGLGSNAATSQVTDHA comes from the exons ATGGCGGGGTTGCCCGGTGCCGCGCGAACCCGGAGCGGCTCTCCGGGCTCCTccgccgccctgcccgccctggACGGCGCCTTCCTCTGCTCGCCGCTCGGGGGGCTGATGGGCGCCCAGGCC GTGCTTGGCTTACTGGTGTGGGCTCTCATCGCCGACACGACATACCACCTCCACGCAGCATACGGCTGGGTGATGTTCGTGTCCCTCTTCTTCTGGATAGTAACAGTCCTTTTCTTCATGACTTACCTCCTGCAGCTTCAGCTGAAGTTCTATGTGATCCCCTGGCCCCTTGTG CTGATGATCTTCAATGCTGTTGCAACCATCCTGTACATCACCGCCTTCATAACATGTGCGGCCACTGTCCAGCCTACGTCATGGCGGCAGTGGGATTACAACCGGAGAGCCGCGGCATCC TTCTTCGCCTGCCTCGTGATGATCGCCTACGGGGTGAGCACTTTCTTCAGCTTCCGTGCCTGGAAAGGACTCGGCAGCAATGCAGCCACCAGCCAAGTGACTGACCACGCGTAA
- the LOC140657084 gene encoding uncharacterized protein codes for MKAVSLQILLALRVLCLAALAGGQPKAPLKCSTECSRFTSGIAAKRIRSYRRTEPRCTKQAIIFITLKSVEICADPEAEWVKKIVEKLDQKKAATSPLPRDATSAAVPEEPGVFQKHVGLTVTAPSQATAPTSFFQGTGTTVLERIHVLPARMEVSSKYPPATQDTTQLPAGLSRAIQEVAACSEVTPEANRDSLKSSAPSTTFAAGMVSSQPTPYPMALVHGFDNTVGSTEEPVGHTANATADVQDMTSSSNSDPMAITKGSDHPVLSTKESLDPASARANAPDAASSRFSSDLPSILNSMEITTAPATPVPPETTSVSTLNPTTAIDKGPSVHTNKVVSSSADAFGTRTLDYSLPVGKQDPSDTLVFSSQAFSGQARVQMTTERPNDLPLPSFLSRSQMHFIIPVSVVGGLMACSVAVVWLYVKFGVKTEEMSREMVQGLLYQKEGHQNNVYPMEII; via the exons ATGAAGGCTGTTTCTCTCCAGATCCTGCTTGCACTGAGGGTCTTGTGCCTGGCGGCCCTGGCTGGAG GGCAACCCAAAGCACCTCTGAAGTGTTCAACAGAGTGCAGCCGTTTTACATCTGGAATAGCAGCGAAGCGGATAAGGAGCTACCGCAGGACTGAACCCCGCTGCACCAAACAAGCCATCAT atttattactctgaagtcagtggagatTTGTGCAGATCCAGAGGCAGAGTGGGTGAAGAAGATCGTAGAGAAACTGGACCAGAAAAAGGCCGCAACCTCCCCACTTCCACGTGATGCCAcctcagcagcagtgccagAAGAGCCTggtgtttttcagaaacatgttGGTCTTACAGTAACAGCTCCATCTCAAGCCACTGCTCCAACTAGTTTCTTCCAAGGGACTGGCACAACAGTTTTGGAGAGAATTCATGTTCTTCCTGCCAGGATGGAGGTGTCCAGCAAGTACCCACCAGCCACGCAGGACAccacccagctccctgcaggatTGTCCCGTGCGATACAGGAAGTTGCTGCCTGCTCTGAAGTCACTCCAGAAGCAAACAGAGATTCCTTAAAATCTTCTGCACCTTCAACAACTTTTGCAGCAGGCATGGTCTCCAGCCAGCCCACCCCATATCCCATGGCTCTTGTGCATGGCTTTGACAACACCGTAGGATCTACAGAAGAACCTGTAGGACATACTGCAAATGCTACTGCTGATGTTCAAGACATGACTTCTAGCTCAAATTCAGACCCCATGGCCATTACTAAAGGATCAGACCATCCTGTACTTTCTACAAAGGAATCTCTGGACCCTGCAAGTGCAAGAGCCAACGCACCAGATGCTGCTTCTAGCCGTTTTAGTTCAGATCTCCCCTCCATCCTGAACAGCATGGAGATCACCACAGCCCCAGCCACACCAGTTCCACCAGAGACTACTTCAGTTTCTACTCTAAACCCCACAACTGCCATAGACAAAGGTCCTTCTGTCCATACCAACAAGGTTGTCAGTTCCTCTGCAGATGCTTTTGGTACTAGAACACTTGATTATTCATTGCCTGTAGGAAAGCAAGATCCTTCAGATACGTTAGTTTTTAGTAGTCAAGCATTCTCAGGCCAAGCCAGAGTACAGATGACTACAGAAAGACCAAATGATCTGcctcttcccagcttcttgtcaAGATCTCAAATGCACTTCATCATCCCAGTTTCTGTGGTAGGTGGTCTGATGGCTTGCAGTGTTGCTGTTGTATGGCTATATGTAAAATTTGGagtcaaaacagaagaaatgtcaAGAGAAATGGTACAAGGCTTGCTCTACCAGAAGGAGGGACATCAAAACAATGTTTATCCAATGGAAATAATCTGA